CGTCGACCTTGCGGCCGTCGACCACGGCGGTGCGGATCTTGATCTTGTCCTCGAGGTCCTTCGTGAACTCGGTCAGGATCTTCGCCGGGGCCACCACGTCGCCGTAGCTCAGGCACAGAGCCACCGGTCCCGTGAAGTCATCAGCGATGACAGCCAGGTCCGTGCCCTGCGCCGCACGGCGCGCCAGCGTGTTCTTGATGACCTTGTACTCGACGCCGCCCTCACGGAACTTCTTGCGCAGCTTCGTCACCGTCTCCACATCCACCTTGGAGAACTCCGCGACGATGGCTGACTTGGTCCGCGAGAACTTCTCGTGGAGCTCCTTGATCATCTCCTCCTTCTCGCTCTTCAGCACTTTGACTCACCTCCTTCTTGGCCCGTCTTCCGACGGGCGTGATGCCTGGGCCAAAGTGGCAGAGCGAGAGAGGAGTCTCCGAGAGACACCACACCGCACCTCCAGTCTCGGCAGGGCTGACCTTGCGGCCGTTTGAACCCGACAGAGGAAGCCACGCCCCGACCGGTTGTCCGGTTCCCAACGGGGCACTTCTCCTCTGACCGGGTCCCTGCTGTCATGAACCAGGTCGAAGCGCACGCCTCATGACGTGGCGCTCCAATTGCAAAAGCCGGGGGCCTATACCCCCGGCTTCGGCAAAGATCCAGAACTTTCGAACCTGAGACGTCAGGCAGGCGGCACCTCAGACTCCCCCACTGCGGGGAAGCGAGCACCGCCCGCCTGCTGGCCGCCTAGCGGTGGCGGGCCAGAATCTCCTGGGTATCGATCTTGATGCCCGGGCCCATCGTCGTGGAGATGGCGATGCCCTTCAGGTACACGCCCTTGGCGGTCGCCGGCTTGAGCTTCATCACCAGGTCCACCAGCGCGTTGAAGTTGCCCTCGAGCTTGTCCACCGAGAAGGAGGACTTGCCCAT
This window of the Myxococcus fulvus genome carries:
- the rplJ gene encoding 50S ribosomal protein L10, whose protein sequence is MLKSEKEEMIKELHEKFSRTKSAIVAEFSKVDVETVTKLRKKFREGGVEYKVIKNTLARRAAQGTDLAVIADDFTGPVALCLSYGDVVAPAKILTEFTKDLEDKIKIRTAVVDGRKVDVNGVKQLAKLPGLNELRAQLLGMLNQPAGKLVRTIAAPGSQLARVVQAHADKAQG